Proteins encoded within one genomic window of uncultured Sphingopyxis sp.:
- a CDS encoding pitrilysin family protein: MVRFRRFAVALALSISLVAAAPALAKAKAAAPAPTADLVKAVDIPYEAFTLDNGLRVIVHEDRKAPVVAVSVWYRVGSKHEPAGKTGFAHLFEHLMFNGSENAPDDFFEPLRQVGATDFNGTTFLDRTNYFASSGTTSACRGEFSRRGLQANGSTSADRTNYFETVPTGALDLALFLESDRMGHLLGAVTQEKLDNQRGVVQNEKRQGDNNPYGLLRYEIFENLFPKGHPYHHSTIGSMADLDAASLDDVKKWFTDNYGPNNAVLVLAGDIDVPTAKAKVGEWFGDIPRGPEIKAPATSLPTLPAPLAKEVKDLIPTTRIYRMWTMPGLNDAEAVPLQMAMSVLGGLSSSRLDNALVRKDPVAVSVSAGASPFEDAGIVLVQADVKPGVDPAHVAKRLDEEIAAFLASGPTADELQRATASYLGGAISQLESVGGFGGKAVTLAEGALYSNDPAHYKVELERLAKATPEQVKAAANKWLSRPAFSLTYTPGERTEGGENRGGAVIAAKGAPAVQPDRYWNPALGDVGPDSGIGAATAIADRSQFPAVSGLKALEFPDIERAKLKNGIEVVFARRATVPTVNVQVSFDAGYAADPHSALGTQSLMLSLMDEGTTSLDSIAFAEAKERLGAQTYGYADADETALGLFALKPNLRASLALLADYVRNPAFDAKELERVRAQQLNRLKAELNEPRAIAQRVLMPALYGAEHPYGIPPSGLGNAKAVTEATRDQLAAFHSAWIRPDNARIFVVGDTTLAEVKKELDAAFGDWKAPATAKPVKHFEIAVPAPQSRILLVDRPKSPQSVILAGKVLDVKGGDGLEVLRAANDIFGGNFLSRFNMNLRETKGWSYGVRTSVTGEKDRVSWIASAPVQADRTGDSIKELQSDLKAFLGDKGVTKEELQRTVNGSVRELPGSFETSSDVLGGLRAIAKFDRPDDYYEKLPATYEAMTPEALDAAARNALSTDDLVYVVVGDAAVVKPQLDGLGLPVETVSLDN, encoded by the coding sequence ATGGTCCGTTTCCGTCGTTTCGCCGTCGCCCTTGCCCTGTCGATCTCGCTCGTCGCCGCCGCTCCGGCGCTCGCCAAGGCCAAGGCCGCGGCGCCCGCGCCGACCGCCGACCTCGTCAAGGCGGTCGATATTCCCTACGAAGCCTTCACGCTCGACAACGGGCTGCGCGTGATCGTGCATGAGGATCGCAAGGCGCCCGTCGTCGCGGTGTCGGTGTGGTACCGTGTCGGGTCGAAGCACGAGCCCGCGGGCAAGACGGGCTTCGCCCATCTGTTCGAGCATTTGATGTTCAACGGCTCCGAAAACGCCCCCGACGATTTCTTCGAGCCGCTGCGCCAGGTCGGCGCGACCGATTTCAACGGCACCACCTTCCTCGACCGCACCAATTATTTCGCCAGCTCAGGTACCACTTCAGCGTGTCGGGGTGAATTTTCGCGGCGCGGCCTGCAGGCCAACGGCTCGACCTCGGCCGACCGCACCAATTATTTCGAGACGGTGCCGACCGGCGCGCTCGACCTCGCGCTCTTTCTCGAAAGCGACCGCATGGGGCATCTGCTCGGCGCGGTGACGCAGGAAAAGCTCGATAACCAGCGCGGCGTCGTCCAGAATGAAAAAAGGCAGGGCGACAACAATCCCTATGGCCTGCTGCGCTACGAGATTTTCGAGAATCTCTTTCCCAAGGGCCACCCCTATCACCACAGCACGATCGGCTCGATGGCCGACCTCGACGCGGCGAGCCTCGATGACGTGAAAAAGTGGTTCACCGACAATTACGGCCCGAACAACGCGGTGCTCGTCCTTGCGGGCGATATCGACGTGCCGACCGCGAAGGCCAAGGTCGGCGAATGGTTCGGCGACATTCCGCGCGGTCCCGAGATCAAGGCGCCCGCAACCTCGCTGCCGACGCTGCCCGCGCCGCTCGCGAAGGAGGTCAAGGACCTGATCCCGACGACGCGCATCTATCGCATGTGGACGATGCCGGGGCTCAACGACGCCGAAGCGGTGCCGCTCCAGATGGCGATGTCGGTGCTCGGCGGGCTGTCCTCGTCGCGGCTCGACAATGCGCTCGTGCGCAAGGACCCGGTTGCGGTCAGCGTCTCGGCGGGCGCGTCGCCGTTCGAGGATGCGGGGATCGTGCTGGTCCAGGCCGACGTCAAGCCGGGCGTCGATCCGGCGCATGTCGCGAAGAGGCTCGACGAGGAAATCGCGGCCTTCCTCGCGAGCGGGCCGACCGCCGACGAATTGCAGCGCGCGACCGCCAGCTATCTTGGCGGCGCGATCTCACAGCTCGAATCGGTCGGCGGCTTCGGCGGCAAGGCGGTGACGCTCGCCGAGGGCGCGCTCTATTCGAACGATCCCGCCCACTACAAGGTCGAGCTTGAGCGGCTCGCCAAGGCGACGCCCGAGCAGGTGAAGGCGGCCGCGAACAAATGGCTGTCGCGCCCGGCCTTTTCGCTGACCTATACGCCCGGCGAACGCACCGAGGGCGGCGAGAATCGCGGCGGCGCGGTTATCGCGGCGAAGGGCGCTCCGGCGGTTCAGCCCGACCGCTACTGGAACCCGGCGCTCGGCGACGTCGGCCCCGACAGCGGGATCGGCGCCGCGACCGCGATCGCCGACCGCTCGCAATTCCCCGCCGTCTCCGGCCTCAAGGCGCTCGAATTCCCCGATATCGAGCGCGCGAAGCTCAAGAACGGCATCGAGGTCGTCTTCGCGCGCCGCGCGACGGTGCCGACGGTCAACGTCCAGGTGAGCTTCGACGCCGGCTATGCCGCCGATCCGCACAGCGCGCTCGGCACCCAGTCGCTGATGCTCAGCCTGATGGACGAGGGCACGACCAGCCTCGACTCGATCGCTTTCGCCGAAGCGAAAGAGCGGCTCGGCGCGCAGACCTATGGCTATGCCGACGCCGACGAGACCGCGCTCGGGCTGTTCGCGCTCAAGCCGAATTTGCGCGCGTCGCTCGCGCTGCTCGCCGACTATGTGCGCAATCCGGCGTTCGACGCGAAGGAACTCGAGCGCGTGCGCGCGCAGCAGCTCAACCGGCTGAAGGCCGAACTCAACGAGCCGCGCGCGATCGCGCAGCGCGTGCTGATGCCCGCGCTCTACGGCGCCGAGCATCCCTATGGCATTCCGCCCTCGGGGCTCGGCAACGCCAAGGCGGTGACCGAAGCGACGCGCGACCAGCTCGCGGCCTTTCATTCGGCGTGGATTCGCCCCGACAATGCGCGGATCTTCGTCGTCGGCGACACGACGCTCGCCGAGGTGAAGAAGGAACTCGACGCGGCGTTCGGCGACTGGAAAGCGCCGGCGACGGCGAAGCCGGTGAAGCATTTCGAGATCGCGGTTCCCGCGCCGCAGTCGCGCATCCTGCTCGTCGACCGGCCCAAATCGCCGCAGTCGGTGATCCTCGCGGGCAAGGTGCTGGACGTCAAGGGCGGCGACGGGCTGGAAGTGCTGCGCGCGGCGAACGACATTTTCGGCGGCAATTTCCTGTCGCGCTTCAACATGAATTTGCGCGAGACGAAGGGCTGGTCCTATGGCGTGCGCACCAGCGTGACGGGCGAAAAGGACCGGGTGAGCTGGATCGCATCGGCGCCGGTGCAGGCCGATCGCACCGGCGATTCGATCAAGGAGCTGCAAAGCGACCTCAAGGCTTTCCTCGGCGACAAGGGGGTGACCAAGGAGGAGTTGCAGCGCACCGTGAACGGCAGCGTCCGCGAACTGCCCGGCAGCTTCGAAACCTCGAGCGACGTGCTCGGCGGGCTGCGCGCGATCGCCAAATTCGATCGTCCCGACGATTATTACGAGAAACTGCCCGCGACTTATGAGGCGATGACGCCCGAAGCCCTCGATGCGGCGGCACGAAACGCGCTCAGCACCGACGATCTCGTCTATGTCGTCGTCGGCGACGCCGCCGTGGTGAAACCGCAGCTTGACGGATTGGGTCTGCCGGTGGAAACGGTGTCCCTCGATAACTAA
- a CDS encoding acylase yields MLRRIFLGLLALAVVAAISLAVWEPLTAEAPAALAFKPADVRIARDGFGVPHIFGKTDADVAYGVAFAHAEDDFATLQEVLAMTRGRAGAMLGPDGAKVDYAEALLGVRATAKRDWPRLPDDVKKLFTAYAAGLNHYADKHPGEVRLSRLFPVTGEDVVAGFVLRSPFFFGLDSVLGSLTEGAEIGREGGPALDKSGKLVPRELTPVGRDPADNGSNGMAVAPARSSDGATRLVSNSHQPWTGGVAWYELVVHSEEGWDFAGANFPGSPYPFLGHNKYLGWTNTVNRPDLIDVYKLTLDDRGENYRFDGQWRPLEKKRIWLKVRFGPFVLPVPRTIWRSVHGPVVKNEKGAFAIRYAGQDQANMVTQYYRLNKARNFAEWRAAMAGQGVPATNFIYADAKGNIAMFYNAMFPDRPAGFNWRGLLPGDTSADLWTKTLPFDRVPALVNPRSGYVMNANNTPWVAAGPGDELDAAAFSPLLGIEDDMTNRAARLIELFEASGQIDETRLKAIKYDTAYAKTGYAKAWIDRLLALDTKGDPALARAQQLLRAWDWNLDGRGKGDALALMLLRPANGRHYQRRAAPDPRTVLTETVAHLQDHFGTLDPKLGTVLRLRHGEGPNRVDLPLDGGNDTVRASTLWDEESDGRLKVRHGDSFIMFVTWDRNGRVRSESIQPFGAATTRPDSPHYNDQAPLFVAHKLKPVLFDPAALKASGARFYRP; encoded by the coding sequence ATGCTGCGACGGATTTTTCTGGGCTTGCTGGCTCTGGCCGTCGTTGCCGCCATATCGCTCGCCGTCTGGGAACCGCTCACCGCCGAAGCGCCAGCGGCGCTGGCGTTCAAGCCCGCCGATGTCCGCATCGCACGCGACGGCTTCGGCGTGCCGCATATCTTCGGCAAGACTGACGCCGACGTCGCCTATGGCGTCGCTTTTGCGCATGCCGAGGATGATTTTGCGACGCTGCAGGAAGTGCTCGCGATGACGCGCGGGCGCGCCGGCGCGATGCTTGGGCCGGACGGGGCGAAGGTCGACTATGCCGAGGCGCTGCTCGGCGTCCGGGCGACGGCGAAGCGCGACTGGCCGCGGCTGCCCGACGATGTGAAAAAACTGTTCACCGCCTATGCCGCCGGGCTCAACCATTATGCCGACAAGCATCCGGGCGAAGTGCGCCTGTCGCGCCTGTTCCCGGTGACCGGTGAAGATGTCGTCGCGGGCTTCGTGCTGCGGTCGCCCTTTTTCTTCGGGCTCGATTCGGTGCTCGGATCGCTGACCGAAGGCGCCGAGATCGGGCGCGAAGGCGGCCCCGCGCTCGACAAGTCGGGCAAGCTCGTCCCGCGCGAGCTGACGCCGGTCGGCCGCGATCCGGCCGACAACGGGTCGAACGGCATGGCGGTTGCCCCCGCACGGTCGAGCGACGGCGCGACGCGGCTCGTCTCCAACTCGCATCAGCCGTGGACCGGCGGCGTCGCCTGGTACGAGCTGGTCGTCCATAGCGAAGAGGGCTGGGATTTCGCCGGCGCCAACTTCCCCGGCTCGCCTTATCCCTTCCTCGGCCATAATAAATATCTCGGCTGGACCAACACGGTGAACCGGCCCGACCTGATCGACGTCTACAAGCTGACCCTCGACGACAGGGGCGAAAATTACCGTTTCGACGGGCAGTGGCGCCCGCTCGAGAAAAAGCGCATCTGGTTGAAGGTCCGGTTCGGGCCGTTCGTGCTGCCGGTGCCGCGCACCATCTGGCGCTCGGTTCACGGGCCGGTGGTGAAGAATGAAAAGGGCGCCTTCGCGATCCGCTACGCCGGACAGGACCAGGCGAATATGGTCACCCAATATTATCGGCTCAACAAGGCGCGGAATTTCGCCGAATGGCGCGCGGCGATGGCGGGGCAGGGCGTGCCCGCGACCAATTTCATCTACGCCGATGCGAAGGGCAATATCGCGATGTTCTACAACGCCATGTTCCCCGACCGCCCGGCGGGGTTCAACTGGCGCGGGCTGTTGCCCGGCGACACCTCGGCGGATCTGTGGACGAAGACGCTGCCGTTCGACCGCGTGCCCGCGCTTGTCAATCCGCGTTCGGGCTATGTGATGAACGCGAACAACACGCCGTGGGTCGCGGCGGGGCCGGGCGACGAACTCGATGCGGCGGCCTTCTCGCCCTTGCTCGGGATCGAGGACGATATGACCAATCGCGCGGCGCGGCTGATCGAATTGTTCGAGGCGTCGGGGCAGATCGACGAGACGCGGCTCAAGGCGATCAAATATGACACCGCCTATGCGAAGACCGGCTATGCGAAGGCGTGGATCGACCGGCTGCTTGCGCTCGACACGAAGGGCGATCCGGCGCTCGCGCGGGCGCAGCAACTGCTGCGCGCATGGGACTGGAATCTCGACGGCCGGGGCAAGGGCGACGCGCTCGCGCTGATGCTGCTGCGCCCGGCGAACGGCCGCCATTACCAGCGCCGCGCCGCGCCCGATCCGCGCACCGTGCTGACCGAGACGGTCGCGCATCTGCAGGATCATTTCGGCACCCTCGACCCAAAGCTCGGCACCGTGCTGCGCCTCCGCCACGGCGAGGGACCGAATCGCGTCGACTTGCCGCTCGACGGCGGCAACGACACCGTGCGCGCCTCGACGCTGTGGGACGAGGAGTCTGACGGGCGGCTGAAGGTGCGCCACGGCGACAGCTTCATCATGTTCGTGACGTGGGACCGGAACGGCCGCGTCCGCTCCGAATCGATCCAGCCGTTCGGCGCCGCGACGACGCGCCCCGACAGCCCGCATTACAACGATCAGGCGCCGCTGTTCGTCGCACATAAATTAAAGCCCGTGCTCTTCGATCCGGCGGCGCTGAAGGCGAGCGGGGCGCGCTTCTATCGGCCTTGA
- a CDS encoding leucyl aminopeptidase: MIRIKSLLLSACLTLAPAPAAMAQTVIGSGVVPAAASNSAERAIGFAATAPADAALVVVMTDATLPPLDGVTLSVADRQAIAAGIAAAGFDGKAGSTLSLRGIGAFPRILLVGAGATPSSLALAEAGGKAAQELKSEAHPVAIAGAYGDASAADVAYGFALGQYRFDRYKTVDKKTPATGAVTFVGAGPAAETAFASRWKPLVDGVRLSRDLANEPANIIYPESFVARVREAFAGTAGVGIEVLDEAAMRKLGMGTLVGVGQGSPRGSRLLAVRYRGAGAPAAPIAFVGKGITFDSGGISLKPGNGMWNMKGDMSGAASVVGAALSLAKSRAPVHVVAVAALAENMPDGNAQRPGDITRTMSGKTIEMLNADAEGRLVLADANEYVAATYKPRAIVNIATLTGSIVGALDDQYAGLFARDEKLADALLAAGAASGEELWRMPLHKNYAEKLKSDIADIRNIAPGQGPGASLGAHVIGFFVDEATPWAHLDIAGVNQADKATPLVPKGMTGFGVRLLDQLARGGE; encoded by the coding sequence ATGATACGCATCAAGAGCCTGCTTCTTTCCGCCTGCCTGACGCTGGCGCCCGCACCCGCAGCGATGGCGCAGACCGTCATCGGGTCGGGCGTCGTCCCGGCGGCCGCCTCGAACAGCGCCGAGCGCGCGATCGGCTTTGCCGCGACGGCGCCAGCAGACGCGGCGCTGGTCGTCGTGATGACCGACGCCACGCTGCCGCCGCTCGACGGCGTTACGCTGAGCGTCGCCGATCGCCAAGCGATCGCCGCGGGGATCGCGGCGGCGGGCTTCGACGGCAAGGCCGGATCGACGCTGTCGCTGCGCGGCATTGGCGCGTTTCCGCGCATCCTGCTCGTCGGTGCGGGCGCCACGCCCTCATCGCTCGCGCTCGCCGAAGCGGGCGGCAAAGCGGCGCAGGAACTCAAGAGCGAAGCGCATCCGGTGGCGATCGCCGGCGCTTATGGCGACGCCTCGGCCGCCGACGTCGCCTATGGTTTCGCGCTCGGCCAATATCGCTTCGACCGGTACAAGACCGTCGACAAAAAGACACCGGCGACGGGCGCTGTCACGTTCGTCGGTGCCGGCCCCGCCGCCGAAACCGCCTTTGCCAGCCGCTGGAAGCCGCTTGTCGATGGCGTGCGCCTGTCGCGCGACCTCGCGAACGAGCCTGCGAACATCATCTATCCCGAAAGCTTCGTCGCGCGCGTCCGCGAAGCCTTTGCCGGAACCGCCGGGGTCGGCATCGAAGTTCTCGACGAAGCCGCGATGCGCAAGCTCGGCATGGGCACCCTCGTCGGCGTCGGACAGGGCAGCCCGCGCGGATCGCGCCTGCTCGCGGTGCGCTATCGCGGCGCGGGCGCGCCCGCCGCGCCGATCGCTTTCGTCGGCAAGGGCATCACCTTCGATTCGGGCGGCATTTCCTTGAAGCCCGGAAACGGCATGTGGAACATGAAGGGCGACATGTCGGGCGCCGCCTCGGTCGTCGGCGCGGCGCTATCGCTCGCGAAATCGCGCGCGCCGGTCCATGTTGTCGCGGTGGCCGCGCTGGCCGAAAATATGCCCGACGGCAACGCCCAGCGTCCCGGCGACATCACGCGCACCATGTCGGGCAAGACGATCGAGATGCTCAACGCCGACGCCGAAGGCCGTCTCGTCCTTGCCGATGCCAATGAATATGTCGCGGCGACCTACAAGCCGCGCGCGATCGTCAATATCGCGACGCTCACCGGGTCGATCGTCGGCGCGCTCGATGACCAATATGCCGGCCTCTTCGCGCGCGACGAAAAGCTCGCCGACGCCTTGCTCGCCGCCGGCGCCGCAAGCGGCGAGGAGCTGTGGCGGATGCCGCTCCACAAAAATTACGCCGAGAAGCTCAAATCCGACATCGCCGACATCCGCAACATCGCGCCGGGCCAGGGACCGGGCGCCAGCCTCGGCGCGCACGTTATCGGATTCTTCGTCGACGAGGCGACCCCTTGGGCGCATCTCGACATCGCGGGGGTGAATCAGGCCGACAAAGCGACGCCGCTCGTTCCCAAAGGGATGACCGGCTTCGGGGTGCGGCTGCTCGACCAGCTCGCGCGGGGCGGCGAATAG
- the clpB gene encoding ATP-dependent chaperone ClpB, whose product MNLEKFTDRAKGFLQAAQTIAIRMNHQRISPEHIAKALLEDNQGMAAGLIANSGGDTARAVQGIDALLAKVPAVSGSGAQATPGLDNDAVRLLDQAEQIAAKAGSEYVAVQNILLAMVLGSGTPVGKAFADAGVKPEALNAAIAKLTGGRTADTASAEDRYDALQKFARDLTAVAREGKLDPVIGRDEEIRRTVQILARRTKNNPVLIGEPGVGKTAIAEGLALRIVNGDVPDSLKDRRLLALDMGALIAGAKYRGEFEERLKGVLDDVKSAEGEIILFIDEMHTLVGAGKGEGAMDASNLLKPALARGELHCIGATTLDEYRKHVEKDPALQRRFQPVFVGEPTVEDSISILRGIKEKYELHHGVRITDGAIVAAATLSNRYISDRFLPDKAIDLMDEAASRIRMEVESKPEEIESLDRRIIQMKIEEAALGKESDAASKDRLATLQSELANLEQQSAELTQKWQAEKDKIHAEAKIKEELDAARSALEQAQRAGDLAKAGELSYGTIPGLEKRLEEAQAAAGNAMLREEVTADDIAAVVSKWTGIPVDRMMEGEREKLLGMEETLGQRVIGQDEAVRAVSTAVRRARAGLQDPNRPLGSFLFLGPTGVGKTELTKALARFLFDDDNAMVRIDMSEYMEKHSVARLVGAPPGYVGYEEGGTLTEAVRRRPYQVVLFDEVEKAHADVFNILLQVLDDGRLTDGQGRTVDFTNTLIILTSNLGSQAIAALPDDAPVEQAEPAVMEVVRAHFRPEFLNRLDEIVLFHRLAQQHMGGIVDIQVARVQKLLDDRKVTLDLTDAARSWLGRVGYDPVYGARPLKRAVQKYLQDPLADLILKGEVKDGSTVKVDEGDGALALTPA is encoded by the coding sequence ATGAACCTCGAAAAATTCACCGACCGCGCCAAGGGCTTTTTGCAGGCCGCACAGACGATCGCGATCCGCATGAACCATCAGCGGATAAGCCCTGAGCATATCGCCAAGGCGCTGCTCGAAGACAATCAGGGCATGGCCGCGGGCCTGATCGCCAATAGTGGGGGCGACACCGCACGCGCGGTGCAGGGCATCGACGCGCTGCTCGCCAAGGTTCCCGCCGTGTCGGGATCGGGCGCGCAAGCGACGCCCGGCCTCGACAATGACGCCGTGCGCCTGCTCGATCAGGCCGAACAGATCGCCGCGAAAGCGGGCAGCGAATATGTCGCCGTCCAGAATATCCTGCTCGCGATGGTGCTTGGCAGCGGCACGCCGGTGGGCAAGGCCTTCGCCGACGCCGGCGTGAAGCCCGAAGCCTTGAATGCCGCGATCGCCAAGCTGACCGGCGGCCGCACCGCCGACACGGCCTCGGCGGAAGATCGCTACGACGCGCTGCAGAAATTCGCCCGCGACCTCACCGCCGTCGCGCGCGAGGGCAAGCTCGATCCCGTCATCGGCCGCGACGAGGAGATCCGCCGCACCGTGCAGATCCTCGCGCGCCGGACCAAGAACAACCCGGTGCTGATCGGCGAGCCCGGCGTCGGCAAGACCGCGATCGCGGAGGGCCTCGCGCTGCGCATCGTCAACGGCGACGTGCCCGACAGCCTCAAGGACCGCCGCCTGCTCGCGCTCGACATGGGCGCGCTGATCGCGGGCGCCAAATATCGCGGCGAGTTCGAGGAGCGGCTGAAAGGCGTACTCGACGATGTGAAATCCGCCGAGGGCGAGATCATCCTGTTCATCGACGAGATGCACACGCTCGTCGGCGCGGGCAAGGGCGAAGGCGCGATGGACGCGTCGAACCTTTTGAAGCCCGCATTGGCGCGCGGTGAGCTGCACTGCATCGGCGCGACGACGCTCGACGAATATCGCAAGCATGTCGAAAAGGACCCCGCGCTCCAGCGGCGCTTCCAGCCGGTGTTCGTCGGCGAGCCGACGGTCGAGGATTCGATCTCGATCCTGCGCGGGATCAAGGAGAAATACGAACTGCACCACGGCGTGCGGATCACCGACGGCGCGATCGTCGCCGCGGCGACGCTGTCCAACCGCTATATCTCCGACCGCTTCCTGCCCGACAAGGCGATCGACCTGATGGACGAGGCGGCGAGCCGCATCCGCATGGAGGTCGAATCGAAACCCGAGGAGATCGAGAGCCTCGACCGCCGCATCATCCAGATGAAGATCGAGGAGGCCGCGCTCGGCAAGGAAAGCGACGCCGCGTCGAAGGACCGGCTCGCCACGCTCCAGTCCGAACTCGCCAATCTCGAGCAGCAGTCGGCCGAGCTCACGCAGAAATGGCAGGCCGAGAAGGACAAGATCCACGCCGAGGCGAAGATCAAGGAAGAGCTCGACGCCGCGCGTTCGGCGCTCGAGCAGGCGCAGCGCGCGGGCGATCTCGCCAAGGCGGGCGAGCTCAGCTACGGCACCATCCCCGGCCTCGAAAAAAGGCTCGAAGAGGCGCAGGCCGCCGCAGGCAATGCGATGCTGCGCGAGGAAGTCACCGCCGACGACATCGCCGCGGTCGTCAGCAAATGGACCGGCATCCCCGTCGACCGGATGATGGAAGGCGAGCGCGAGAAATTGCTCGGCATGGAAGAGACGCTGGGCCAGCGCGTGATCGGCCAGGACGAGGCCGTCCGCGCCGTCTCGACCGCAGTGCGCCGCGCGCGCGCGGGGCTGCAGGATCCGAACCGGCCGTTGGGCTCGTTCCTTTTCCTCGGCCCGACGGGCGTCGGCAAGACCGAGCTCACCAAGGCGCTCGCGCGTTTCCTGTTCGACGACGACAATGCGATGGTCCGCATCGACATGTCCGAATATATGGAAAAGCACAGCGTCGCGCGGCTCGTCGGCGCGCCCCCGGGCTATGTCGGCTATGAGGAGGGCGGCACGCTCACCGAAGCGGTGCGCCGCCGCCCCTATCAGGTCGTGCTGTTCGACGAGGTCGAAAAAGCCCATGCGGACGTGTTCAACATCCTCTTGCAGGTGCTCGACGACGGCCGCCTCACCGACGGGCAGGGGCGCACGGTCGACTTCACCAACACGCTGATCATCCTGACCTCGAACCTCGGCAGCCAGGCGATCGCCGCGCTTCCCGACGACGCGCCGGTCGAACAGGCCGAGCCCGCGGTGATGGAGGTGGTGCGCGCGCATTTCCGGCCCGAATTCCTGAACCGGCTCGACGAGATCGTGCTGTTCCACCGCCTCGCGCAGCAGCATATGGGCGGGATCGTCGACATCCAGGTGGCGCGCGTCCAGAAATTGCTCGACGACCGCAAGGTGACGCTCGACCTCACCGACGCCGCGCGGAGCTGGCTTGGCCGCGTCGGCTATGATCCGGTCTATGGCGCACGGCCGCTCAAGCGCGCGGTGCAGAAATATCTGCAGGACCCGCTCGCCGACCTGATCCTGAAGGGCGAGGTCAAGGATGGATCGACGGTGAAGGTCGACGAAGGCGATGGCGCGCTGGCTCTGACCCCGGCCTAG
- a CDS encoding aspartyl/asparaginyl beta-hydroxylase domain-containing protein, protein MTSTAPPVSAVEANRLGIAALQTGDHEAAARHFGAAVAADPHSGALQRNLASAWRALGDEARELAALDAAIAIDRRDLMAWIRKGERHEARGEMGAALAAWSAAIALGAQLDPVPPPLAPLLAHGQAFVSGATDTMFKAASAAFEGMRSDLSETEARRGEAFVASALGRRRVYRNECAGVYYPFLPADEFFDRGHFPWFPEIEAQTAAIRAELQALLDDPGEALRPYVRMEPGTPETIWSGLDNRLDWGACFLWEYGEPNQPVLDRCPATAAALAGVPGVHIPGRAPSAFFSMLKPHTRIPPHTGVTNTRAIVHLPLIVPPGCGFRVGGETREWVEGTAFAFDDTIEHEAWNDSDELRAVLIFDVWNPHITAGERELLLRYFASADASGYAVPR, encoded by the coding sequence ATGACCAGCACAGCTCCTCCTGTCTCGGCCGTCGAGGCGAACCGCCTCGGCATCGCGGCCTTGCAGACCGGCGACCATGAAGCCGCCGCGCGCCATTTCGGCGCGGCAGTCGCAGCCGATCCGCATTCGGGCGCGTTGCAGCGCAATCTCGCATCGGCATGGCGCGCGCTCGGCGACGAGGCGCGCGAACTCGCGGCGCTCGACGCCGCGATCGCGATCGATCGCCGCGACCTGATGGCGTGGATCCGCAAGGGCGAACGCCACGAGGCGCGCGGCGAAATGGGCGCGGCGCTCGCCGCGTGGAGCGCCGCGATCGCGCTCGGCGCGCAGCTCGATCCGGTGCCGCCGCCGCTCGCGCCGCTGCTCGCGCACGGCCAAGCCTTTGTTTCGGGCGCCACCGATACGATGTTCAAGGCGGCGTCGGCTGCCTTCGAAGGCATGCGCAGCGACCTGTCGGAAACGGAAGCGCGCCGAGGCGAGGCGTTCGTCGCGAGCGCGCTCGGCCGCCGCCGCGTCTATCGGAACGAATGCGCGGGGGTCTATTATCCCTTTCTGCCCGCCGACGAGTTCTTCGACCGCGGCCATTTCCCGTGGTTTCCCGAAATCGAGGCGCAGACCGCGGCGATCCGCGCCGAGTTGCAGGCGCTGCTCGACGACCCGGGCGAGGCGCTCCGCCCCTATGTGCGGATGGAGCCGGGGACGCCCGAGACGATCTGGTCGGGGCTCGACAACCGGCTCGACTGGGGCGCCTGCTTCCTGTGGGAATATGGCGAACCGAACCAGCCGGTGCTCGACCGCTGCCCCGCGACAGCCGCCGCACTTGCGGGGGTTCCGGGCGTGCATATTCCCGGCCGGGCGCCCAGCGCCTTCTTCTCGATGCTGAAGCCGCACACGCGCATTCCCCCGCACACCGGGGTCACCAACACGCGCGCGATCGTGCATCTGCCGCTGATCGTCCCGCCCGGTTGCGGCTTTCGGGTGGGGGGAGAGACGCGCGAGTGGGTGGAGGGCACCGCTTTCGCCTTTGACGATACGATCGAGCATGAAGCGTGGAATGACAGCGACGAACTGCGCGCGGTGCTGATCTTCGACGTCTGGAACCCGCATATAACCGCGGGCGAACGCGAGCTGCTGCTGCGCTATTTCGCGTCGGCCGATGCTTCGGGCTACGCTGTTCCACGCTAG